A region from the Haloarcula limicola genome encodes:
- a CDS encoding HAMP domain-containing protein, which yields MSSQDTTSAGESGIDDTNGGLVATVVPDAIRRNFALKFAIVLMVMALSVGAIGLFATGQIQTYTETQVTDEYQGIAQQEGDIIEQWFERNRLSAQFVSSSGVWAADDTEDLRAELRNREAGLSADVADVHLVERRITGTSIVASTSLSAGTNVSDVRRGWTDGPEFDRAGEVVNSDVYRTQTGPVVGFMSPVDATQNRYIVIEYSLSGITESLRGSERAAGGFTQVVNASSVVMFDEPTGENSAIGEDTLRPYAESDGALQPIRAANELRGGDREAGVVAAMPAGSVLDERYTVGYSPIAGTDWVVLVHAPYSAVFGFVENVQLYGLVGTALMVLLIGGVGAALGYNTATSIDRLTRKTEQMRQGNLDVDISTNRIDNVGRLYAGFGDMRDALKQQIDDAERARKEAEVSRAEAMEMNNYLQEKAEEFSDVMEAAAAGTLTERMDTDGENESMDRIAGEFNGMIAELEKTLGQLKSFADEVAESGDVVLTSAESVRDASEQVAASVQMISDDAYDQKERLQAVSEDLDHLVETLERVEAENPDVDLGSSVEQFRTMATSLQAAADTSEDMMAESENVAGAAEEQAAELNEVSARAEQLKRYAQPLGDILNRFETEAEHEFVFSGGPSQGLAENDDR from the coding sequence ATGAGCTCACAGGACACGACTTCGGCAGGGGAATCGGGAATCGACGACACCAACGGCGGCCTCGTGGCGACGGTCGTCCCGGACGCGATTCGTCGGAACTTCGCACTGAAGTTCGCTATCGTGCTGATGGTCATGGCGCTGTCGGTGGGCGCGATCGGGCTGTTCGCCACGGGACAGATTCAGACCTACACCGAGACGCAGGTGACCGACGAGTACCAGGGGATCGCTCAACAGGAGGGCGACATCATCGAGCAGTGGTTCGAACGAAACCGCCTGTCCGCACAGTTCGTCTCCTCTAGCGGCGTCTGGGCCGCCGACGACACTGAGGATCTCCGGGCGGAGCTCCGGAACCGGGAGGCGGGGCTGTCGGCCGACGTGGCGGACGTCCACCTCGTGGAACGCCGTATCACCGGGACGTCTATCGTCGCCAGCACGTCGCTGAGCGCCGGCACGAACGTCTCGGACGTGCGTCGCGGCTGGACCGACGGGCCGGAGTTCGACCGCGCGGGCGAAGTTGTCAACTCCGACGTCTACCGGACCCAGACCGGTCCGGTCGTCGGGTTCATGAGTCCCGTCGACGCGACGCAGAACCGCTACATCGTCATCGAGTACTCGCTTTCGGGGATCACCGAGTCCCTCCGAGGGTCCGAACGGGCGGCGGGCGGGTTCACGCAGGTGGTCAACGCGTCTAGCGTCGTGATGTTCGACGAGCCGACGGGCGAGAACAGCGCCATCGGCGAGGACACGCTGCGGCCGTACGCCGAGAGCGACGGCGCGCTCCAGCCGATTCGCGCGGCCAACGAGTTGCGCGGTGGCGACCGAGAGGCCGGTGTCGTCGCCGCCATGCCGGCCGGTTCCGTCCTCGACGAGCGGTACACCGTCGGTTACTCGCCGATAGCGGGGACCGACTGGGTCGTGCTCGTCCACGCGCCGTACTCGGCCGTCTTCGGATTCGTCGAGAACGTCCAGCTGTACGGCCTCGTCGGCACGGCGCTGATGGTACTGCTCATCGGCGGCGTCGGGGCCGCGCTGGGGTACAACACGGCGACGTCGATCGACCGCCTCACGCGCAAGACCGAGCAGATGCGTCAGGGGAACTTAGACGTGGACATCTCCACCAATCGCATCGACAACGTCGGTCGGCTCTACGCCGGGTTCGGTGACATGCGTGACGCGCTCAAACAGCAGATAGACGACGCCGAACGCGCCCGGAAGGAGGCCGAGGTGTCCCGCGCCGAGGCGATGGAGATGAACAACTACCTCCAGGAGAAAGCCGAGGAGTTCTCCGACGTGATGGAGGCCGCCGCCGCCGGCACCCTCACCGAGCGGATGGACACCGACGGCGAGAACGAGTCGATGGACCGCATCGCGGGCGAGTTCAACGGGATGATCGCCGAACTGGAGAAGACGCTCGGCCAGCTCAAGAGCTTCGCCGACGAAGTCGCGGAGTCCGGTGACGTGGTGCTCACGAGCGCCGAGTCGGTTCGGGACGCGTCCGAACAGGTCGCGGCGTCCGTCCAGATGATCTCCGACGACGCCTACGACCAGAAGGAGCGCCTGCAGGCCGTCTCCGAGGACCTCGATCACCTCGTCGAGACCCTGGAGCGGGTCGAAGCGGAGAACCCCGACGTCGACCTGGGGAGTTCCGTCGAGCAGTTCCGGACGATGGCGACCTCGCTACAGGCGGCCGCGGACACCAGCGAAGACATGATGGCCGAATCCGAGAACGTCGCCGGGGCCGCAGAGGAGCAAGCCGCCGAACTCAACGAAGTCTCCGCTCGCGCCGAACAGCTCAAGCGCTACGCCCAGCCGCTGGGCGACATCCTGAACCGCTTCGAGACAGAGGCCGAACACGAGTTCGTCTTCTCCGGCGGTCCCTCGCAGGGGCTGGCCGAGAACGACGACCGGTAA
- a CDS encoding DUF5805 domain-containing protein — protein MAVDGDGDERTSVRTYVPAYQKELWREHADELDMSQSEFVRTMVQAGRSGFEPAESGSTDGTSEPSTAEEPTSPNATPGVDGLKDRVQAVLADGDPHDWDELLAELTDDIEERLDRTLQELQSSGRVRYSGRHGGYVLDE, from the coding sequence ATGGCAGTAGACGGTGATGGAGACGAACGGACCTCCGTTCGGACGTACGTGCCGGCCTACCAGAAGGAACTGTGGCGCGAACACGCCGACGAACTCGACATGAGCCAGAGCGAGTTCGTCCGAACGATGGTGCAGGCGGGCCGTAGCGGTTTCGAGCCCGCCGAATCGGGATCGACTGATGGGACCAGCGAACCGTCCACGGCCGAGGAACCCACTTCTCCGAACGCAACCCCTGGGGTTGACGGGTTGAAAGACCGTGTCCAGGCTGTTCTCGCTGACGGCGACCCACACGACTGGGACGAACTGCTCGCGGAGCTCACCGACGACATCGAGGAGCGTCTCGACCGGACGCTCCAGGAACTCCAGTCGTCGGGCCGGGTTCGATACAGCGGCCGCCACGGGGGGTACGTCCTGGACGAATGA
- a CDS encoding tyrosine-type recombinase/integrase has protein sequence MSSDAADATDEEDPIAYFLDDITYHGKSDRTRAFYERVLRDFEAFLTEGSRPVPVAEASHRDCMAYVHGLRGEKSESTIATYASYLHRFFAYMIQVGTFESNPMALVVKEMDESINTDPTRREIGVAPMREFVATVRHPLERAVVVTLLKTGMRVGELCNLDVRDVHLETPGPRPDVPVRAGLDGRPDSLYVSASPSRGQVSNGEERTASNKRKRDTTIPIDGELARVLRYWLAIRPDTRSSATPLFVSTSGEWGARLTPDMVHHLVETHARDRGWYRDGGGAEENVTPHYFRHFFTTHLRDRTGDRGVVKYLRGDVAQDVIDTYTHDWGDRVRDVYEANIYSLRV, from the coding sequence ATGAGCTCTGATGCCGCCGACGCTACGGACGAAGAAGACCCGATCGCATATTTCCTCGACGACATTACCTATCACGGAAAGAGCGACCGAACGCGGGCGTTCTACGAGCGAGTGCTGCGGGACTTCGAGGCGTTTCTCACCGAGGGCAGTCGACCGGTCCCGGTCGCAGAGGCGTCACACCGGGACTGCATGGCGTACGTCCACGGGCTCCGCGGCGAGAAGAGCGAGAGCACGATCGCCACGTACGCCTCGTATCTCCACCGCTTCTTCGCCTACATGATACAGGTCGGAACGTTCGAATCGAACCCGATGGCGCTGGTCGTCAAGGAGATGGACGAATCGATCAACACGGACCCGACGCGCCGCGAGATCGGCGTCGCACCGATGCGAGAGTTCGTCGCAACTGTTCGCCATCCGCTCGAACGCGCCGTCGTCGTCACGCTGCTCAAGACGGGGATGCGCGTCGGCGAACTGTGTAACTTGGACGTTCGGGATGTCCACCTCGAGACTCCTGGACCACGCCCCGACGTGCCCGTTCGCGCCGGGCTGGACGGTCGCCCCGACTCGCTGTACGTCTCCGCGTCGCCGTCTCGCGGGCAGGTCTCTAACGGCGAGGAACGGACCGCCTCGAACAAGCGCAAACGGGATACGACGATACCGATAGACGGCGAACTCGCCCGCGTCCTGCGGTACTGGCTGGCGATTCGGCCGGATACGCGCTCCTCGGCGACGCCGCTGTTCGTCTCTACGAGCGGCGAGTGGGGAGCGCGCCTCACACCCGATATGGTGCATCACCTCGTCGAGACCCACGCCCGCGACCGGGGCTGGTATCGAGACGGCGGCGGTGCCGAGGAGAACGTCACGCCGCATTACTTTCGACACTTCTTCACTACGCACCTGCGCGACCGCACCGGCGACCGCGGGGTCGTGAAGTACCTCCGGGGTGACGTCGCACAGGACGTCATCGACACGTACACGCACGACTGGGGTGACCGGGTTCGGGACGTCTACGAGGCGAATATCTACTCGTTGCGGGTATAG
- a CDS encoding HpcH/HpaI aldolase family protein, whose product MAGIKRAIEAFDQPLGTWLSIGHPTVAEAAAGLDVDFVLVDMEHTAMCPETVEGMARGVDAAGGDTETVVRVPWNDPVRLKRIVDIGVAGVMVPMIDTVEEARALVRALRYPPDGIRGIAGSRATGYGRNFEEYVRTANGSILTVAQIETQQGLDNVAEIARVDGIDALFVGPADLSAALDLFGEWHSEEFDRAIEAVVRAGNAADVPVGTLTVDVRDIPKRVAQGFDFLIAGKDVSLLMDGIETAIDEYEEAAASTE is encoded by the coding sequence ATGGCAGGTATCAAGCGCGCCATCGAAGCGTTCGATCAGCCGCTCGGAACGTGGCTCTCCATCGGGCATCCGACCGTGGCGGAAGCGGCCGCCGGACTCGACGTGGACTTCGTCCTCGTCGACATGGAACACACGGCGATGTGCCCAGAGACCGTCGAGGGGATGGCCCGCGGCGTGGACGCCGCCGGGGGCGACACCGAGACGGTGGTTCGCGTTCCGTGGAACGACCCGGTCAGGCTGAAACGGATCGTCGATATCGGCGTCGCCGGGGTCATGGTTCCGATGATCGACACGGTCGAAGAGGCCCGCGCCCTCGTCCGGGCGCTCCGCTATCCCCCCGACGGGATTCGCGGTATCGCCGGGAGTCGCGCGACCGGCTACGGCCGCAACTTCGAGGAATACGTCCGGACGGCCAACGGCTCTATCCTGACCGTCGCGCAGATAGAGACGCAGCAGGGCCTCGACAACGTCGCGGAAATCGCACGCGTGGACGGCATCGACGCGCTGTTCGTCGGTCCCGCGGACCTCTCGGCGGCCCTCGATCTCTTCGGGGAGTGGCACTCCGAGGAGTTCGACCGCGCCATCGAAGCCGTCGTCCGTGCGGGCAACGCCGCCGACGTCCCCGTCGGCACGCTCACCGTCGACGTCCGGGACATACCCAAGCGGGTCGCACAGGGGTTCGACTTCCTCATCGCCGGAAAGGACGTCTCGTTGCTGATGGATGGGATCGAAACGGCGATCGACGAATACGAAGAGGCCGCTGCCTCGACCGAGTGA
- a CDS encoding Gfo/Idh/MocA family protein, translating to MTYDVGFVGYGLMGKAHANALARLPMFFPDAPATNRRIIAGRDEDALARAAERYGFDRTTTEWRDVIDEVDVLYNLTPNDLHPEPSIAALEAGVHVLCEKPLASTLDAAEEMVAAAANSAAQAACAFNYRYVPAVTLMKRLVEEGALGEIRHFRGTYLQDFQADPEDSWIWRNDADVAGYGRVGDVGAHTIDLARWLVGDVERVAGTLSRFVEERPHPDDGTPTPVTTDDAYGALLRFESGAQGVIEGSRVATGHKNTNAIEIIGTDGAVRYDVERFNELELRGADDRGFQRISVTEPSDPYMDAWWPAGHGIGWEHSFVHENYEFLTAVDAGEGYEPGFADAYAVQTVVDAIVESHENGSWTTV from the coding sequence ATGACGTACGACGTCGGCTTCGTCGGGTACGGGCTGATGGGGAAGGCCCACGCGAACGCGTTGGCTCGCCTGCCGATGTTCTTCCCGGACGCGCCGGCGACGAACCGGCGGATCATCGCCGGTCGCGACGAAGACGCGCTGGCCCGGGCGGCGGAGCGGTACGGGTTCGACCGGACGACGACGGAGTGGCGAGACGTCATCGACGAGGTGGACGTCCTCTACAACCTTACGCCGAACGACCTCCACCCCGAGCCGTCGATCGCGGCGCTCGAAGCGGGCGTCCACGTCCTCTGTGAGAAGCCGCTGGCGTCGACGCTCGACGCGGCCGAGGAGATGGTCGCTGCCGCAGCGAACTCGGCCGCGCAGGCCGCCTGTGCCTTTAACTATCGGTACGTGCCCGCGGTGACACTGATGAAACGGCTGGTCGAAGAGGGCGCACTCGGCGAGATTCGACATTTCCGCGGGACGTACTTACAGGATTTTCAGGCCGACCCGGAGGATTCGTGGATCTGGCGCAACGACGCCGACGTGGCGGGCTACGGCCGCGTCGGAGACGTCGGCGCGCACACGATCGACCTCGCCCGGTGGCTCGTCGGCGACGTCGAGCGAGTGGCCGGGACGCTCTCTCGGTTCGTCGAGGAGCGGCCCCATCCCGACGACGGGACGCCGACGCCGGTGACGACGGACGACGCCTACGGCGCGCTCCTGCGGTTCGAGTCCGGCGCGCAGGGCGTTATCGAGGGGTCTCGCGTGGCGACCGGCCACAAGAACACCAACGCGATCGAGATAATTGGCACCGACGGGGCGGTCAGATACGACGTCGAGCGGTTCAACGAGCTCGAACTCCGCGGTGCGGACGACCGGGGGTTCCAGCGGATCAGCGTCACGGAGCCGTCGGACCCCTACATGGACGCGTGGTGGCCGGCGGGTCACGGCATCGGGTGGGAACACTCGTTCGTCCACGAGAACTACGAGTTCCTCACCGCCGTCGATGCCGGTGAGGGTTACGAGCCGGGCTTCGCCGACGCCTACGCCGTCCAGACGGTCGTGGACGCTATCGTCGAGAGCCACGAGAACGGTTCGTGGACGACGGTCTGA